Proteins encoded by one window of Salvia splendens isolate huo1 chromosome 14, SspV2, whole genome shotgun sequence:
- the LOC121764554 gene encoding uncharacterized mitochondrial protein AtMg00810-like, translated as MLSLAAIKGWNLAHLDINNAFLYGDLEEEIYMTLPPGFGLAQSASDHSLFYKYSPTGTFFGVVIYVDDILVASSEENMISEFKAFLTNHFKFKDLGNPKYFLGIEIARNKSGIFISQHKYALDLVSDAGLLGCKPTSTPMDSIKQLQQDADPSLEDPAVYRRLIGRLVYLCITRPDITFAVNKLSPFLSKPCSDHLFAAERVLKYLKGTVGHGLFYSGQADLSLSIFSDADWAGCPDTRRSISGFCLFLGTSLISWKSKKQHTVSRSSAEDEYMSMALACCEVVWIIALLKDFGINMQQPIPLYCDSQAAVHISSNPVFHERTKHIEIDCHTVRDKILEGVIKTVHVHNNNQLADIFTKPLAAAPFHNLLIKMDFTSLYSPS; from the exons ATGCTTTCTCTTGCTGCTATTAAGGGCTGGAATTTAGCTCATTTGGATATTAACAATGCATTTCTTTATGGAGATTTGGAGGAAGAGATCTACATGACCTTACCTCCTG GATTTGGCCTAGCTCAATCAGCTTCTGATCACTCCCTCTTCTACAAGTACTCTCCAACTGGTACATTCTTTGGAGTTGttatctatgtagatgacatccTCGTGGCTAGTAGTGAGGAGAATATGATCTCTGAGTTCAAGGCTTTCCTTACCAATCACTTCAAATTCAAGGACTTGGGCAATCCAAAGTACTTTCTTGGCATTGAAATTGCTAGAAACAAATCTGGGATTTTCATTTCCCAGCATAAATATGCCTTGGACCTTGTCTCTGATGCTGGTTTACTAGGTTGCAAGCCAACCTCTACTCCTATGGACTCTATCAAACAGCTCCAACAAGATGCAGACCCTTCACTTGAGGATCCGGCAGTATACAGAAGACTAATTGGAAGACTTGTATATCTATGCATCACACGCCCGGACATCACTTTTGCTGTCAACAAACTGAGCCCATTCTTATCCAAACCTTGTTCAGATCATCTTTTTGCTGCTGAAAGAGTTCTCAAATACCTAAAGGGCACAGTTGGCCATGGTTTGTTTTACTCTGGTCAAGCAGATCTATCCTTAAGCATCTTctctgatgcagattgggccgGCTGCCCAGATACACGCCGCTCTATCTCTGGTTTCTGCTTATTCCTAGGCACATCATTGATTTCTTGGAAATCAAAGAAGCAACATACGGTCTCAAGATCATCAGCTGAAGATGAGTATATGTCTATGGCGCTCGCTTGTTGTGAAGTAGTATGGATCATTGCATTACTTAAAGATTTTGGCATTAATATGCAGCAGCCCATTCCTTTATATTGTGATAGCCAGGCTGCCGTTCACATCAGTTCTAACCCGGTATTCCATGAGCGCACAAAGCATATTGAAATTGATTGTCACACGGTCCGTGACAAAATACTAGAAGGGGTGATCAAAACTGTCCATGTTCATAACAACAATCAACTTGCCGACATTTTCACCAAGCCTTTGGCCGCTGCTCCTTTCCACAACTTACTAATCAAGATGGACTTTACAAGTCTATATAGTCCATCTTGA